In Leclercia pneumoniae, the genomic window GCCAGACCTGTGCGCTGCTCTCTAAAGTGTTCCCGACCCGTTCCCATACTGTTTCAGCCCAGGGTGGCATCACCGTGGCGCTGGGTAATACCCATGAAGATAACTGGGAATGGCACATGTACGACACGGTGAAAGGTTCCGATTATATCGGTGACCAGGATGCCATCGAATATATGTGTAAAACCGGCCCGGAAGCGATTCTGGAGCTGGACCATATGGGTCTGCCGTTCTCCCGTCTGGAAAATGGCACTATCTATCAGCGTCCGTTTGGCGGCCAGTCGAAAGATTTCGGCGGCGAGCAGGCGGCACGTACCGCGGCGGCGGCTGACCGTACCGGTCACGCCCTGCTGCATACCCTGTACCAGCAGAACCTGAAAAATCACACCACCATCTTCTCCGAGTGGTATGCGCTGGATCTGGTGAAAAACGCAGATGGCGCAGTGGTAGGTTGTACCGCACTGTGCATCGAGACCGGCGAAGTGGTCTACTTCAAAGCCCGTGCAACCGTGCTGGCGACCGGCGGTGCAGGCCGTATTTATCAGTCCACCACTAACGCCCACATCAACACCGGTGACGGCGTTGGTATGGCTATCCGCGCGGGCGTGCCGGTGCAGGATATGGAGATGTGGCAGTTCCACCCAACCGGCATCGCCGGCGCGGGCGTTCTGGTGACAGAAGGCTGCCGTGGTGAAGGTGGCTACCTGCTGAACAAACATGGCGAGCGCTTCATGGAGCGTTATGCCCCGAATGCGAAAGACCTGGCGGGTCGTGACGTGGTGGCGCGTTCCATCATGATCGAAATCCGCGAAGGCCGCGGCTGCGATGGTCCATGGGGTCCACACGCGAAGCTGAAGCTCGACCACCTGGGTAAAGAGGTACTGGAATCCCGCCTGCCGGGCATTCTGGAGCTGTCCCGTACCTTTGCCCACGTTGACCCGGTTAAAGAACCTATCCCGGTTATCCCAACCTGCCACTACATGATGGGCGGTATTCCGACCAAAGTGACCGGTCAGGCATTGACCGTGAACGCGCAGGGCGAAGATGTGGTCATCCCAGGCCTGTTCGCCGTCGGCGAAATTGCCTGCGTCTCCGTGCACGGTGCAAACCGTCTGGGCGGCAACTCCCTGCTGGACCTGGTGGTATTTGGTCGCGCGGTGGGTCTGCATCTGCAGGAATCCATTGCCGAGCAGGGTGACCTGCTTGACGCCACCGACGCTGAAATCGATTCCTCCCTCGAGCGCCTCAACCGCTGGAACGGCAACCGTAACGGCGAAGATCCGGTGGAAATCCGTAAAGCGCTGCAAGAGTGCATGCAGCATAACTTCTCGGTCTTCCGCGAAGGTGACGCGATGGCGAAAGGGCTTGAGCAGCTGAAAGCGATCCGTGAGCGTCTGAAAAACGCCCGTCTGGACGATACCTCCAGCGAGTTCAACACCCAGCGCGTTGAGTGTCTGGAGCTGGATAACCTGATGGAAACCGCATTCGCGACTGCGATGTCGGCAAACTTCCGTACCGAGAGCCGTGGCGCGCATAGCCGCTTCGACTTCCCGGATCGTGACGACGAAAACTGGCTGTGCCATTCCCTGTATCTGCCAGAGTCGGAAACCATGACGCGTCGTAGCGTGAACATGGAACCGAAACTGCGTCCGGCGTTCCCGCCGAAGATTCGTACTTACTAATGCGGAGACAGGACAATGAAACTCGAATTCTCAGTTTATCGTTATAACCCGGATGTAGATGATGCTCCGCATATGCAGGATTACACCCTGGAAGCGGAAGAAGGCCGTGACATGATGCTGCTGGATGCCTTAATGCAGCTGAAAGAAAAAGATCCGACACTGTCATTCCGTCGCTCTTGCCGTGAAGGGGTGTGTGGCTCCGACGGTCTGAACATGAATGGCAAAAACGGTCTGGCCTGTATTACCCCAATCTCTGCGCTCAACCGTCCGGGCCAGAAGATTGTGATCCGCCCGCTGCCTGGCCTGCCGGTCGTGCGCGATTTGGTGGTGGACATGGGGCAATTCTATGCACAATATGAGAAGATTAAGCCTTACTTGTTGAATAATGGGCAAAATCCACCCGCTCGCGAGCATTTACAGTCGCCAGAGCAGCGTGAAAAACTCGATGGTCTGTATGAGTGTATTCTCTGTGCATGTTGTTCGACCTCGTGCCCGTCGTTCTGGTGGAACCCGGACAAGTTTATCGGCCCGGCCGGCCTGCTGGCCGCGTATCGCTTCCTGATCGACAGCCGCGATACTGAAACCGATAACCGTCTGGAAGGGTTGAGTGATGCTTTCAGCGTATTCCGCTGCCATAGCATCATGAACTGCGTCAGTGTATGTCCTAAGGGGCTGAACCCGACGCGCGCCATCGGCCATATTAAGTCGATGCTGTTGCAACGCAGTGCGTAAGTAATGAGAGAGGGGAGTGCTGTTCCCCTCACTCTGACCCTCTCCCAAAGGGAGAGGGAATAGATTGCAGGAAATCTTTAAAAACTGCCGACGACATTCCCCCTCTCCTGTGGGAGAAGGTCGGGGTGAGGGGAAACCCTTAAGACAGTTTCTAAAGGTTCCTTCGCGAGCCAACAAGAGCTCGCAGGTGAACCCCGGCACGTACACGAAGTGTGCGTGGTAGTTTCTACGGCGAAAGTAAGCATAAAAATGCTTAAGGGATCACGATGCAGAACGGCGCTTTGAAAGCCTGGCTGGACTCTTCTTACCTTTCTGGTGCGAACCAGACCTGGATAGAACAGCTCTATGAAGACTTCTTAACCGATCCTGACTCAGTGGACGCAAACTGGCGTTCTATGTTCCAGCAATTACCAGGAACAGGGGTCAAACCGGATCAATTCCACTCCAAAACACGTGATTATTTCCGTCGTCTGGCGAAGGATGCCTCACGTTACTCTTCTGCTATTTCCGACCCTGACACCAATGCGAAGCAGGTTAAAGTCCTGCAGCTTATCAACGCTTATCGCTTCCGTGGTCACCAGCATGCGAATCTCGATCCGCTGGGACTGTGGCAGCAAGATCGCGTAGCGGATCTCGATCCGGCTTACCACGATCTGACCGAGGCCGATTTCCAGGAGAGCTTTAACGTAGGTTCATTTGCCATCGGCAAAGACACGATGAAGCTGGGCGATCTGATTGATGCCCTCAAGCAGACCTACTGCGGCTCCATCGGCGCGGAATACATGCACATCACCTCAACAGAAGAGAAACGCTGGATCCAACAGCGTATTGAGTCCGTGGCGGGCCACGCGACCTTCTCCCCTGAAGAGAAAAAACGCTTCCTGGGCGAACTGACCGCAGCAGAGGGCCTTGAGCGCTATCTGGGCGCGAAATTCCCGGGTGCGAAGCGCTTCTCGCTGGAAGGCGGCGACGCATTAGTCCCAATGCTCAAAGAGCTGATTCGTCATGCTGGTAAAAGCGGTACCCGTGAAGTGGTACTGGGTATGGCGCACCGTGGCCGTCTGAACGTGCTGGTCAACGTCCTGGGTAAAAAACCGCAGGATCTGTTCGACGAATTCGCGGGTAAACATAAAGAACACCTCGGCACCGGCGACGTGAAGTACCACATGGGCTTCTCATCGGATATCGAAACCGAAGGCGGGCTGGTGCATATGGCGCTGGCGTTTAACCCGTCTCACCTGGAAATTGTTAGCCCGGTGGTTATCGGTTCCGTGCGCGCGCGTCTGGATCGTCTGGACGAGCCGAGCAGTAACAAAGTGCTGCCAATCACCATCCACGGTGACGCGGCCATTACTGGTCAGGGCGTGGTTCAGGAGACCCTGAACATGTCCAAAGCGCGGGGTTACGAAGTGGGCGGTACCGTTCGCATCGTGATCAACAACCAGGTGGGCTTCACTACCTCTAACCCGCTGGACGCGCGTTCTACGCCGTACTGTACCGATATCGGTAAGATGGTGCAGGCGCCAATCTTCCACGTTAACGCGGACGATCCGGAAGCAGTGGCCTTCGTTACCCGTCTGGCGCTGGACTACCGTAATACCTTCAAACGTGACGTGCTGATTGACCTGTTCTGCTACCGCCGTCACGGCCACAACGAAGCTGATGAGCCAAGTGCAACCCAGCCGTTGATGTATCAGAAAATCAAAAAACACCCGACGCCGCGCAAGATCTATGCCGACAGGCTGGAAGGCGAAAACGTGGCGACGCTGGAAGATGCGACCGAGCTGGTCAATCTTTACCGCGACGCGCTGGACGCGGGTGAATGCGTTGTGAAAGAGCTGCGTCCGATGAATATGCACTCCTTTACCTGGTCGCCGTACCTCAACCACGAGTGGGATGAGAGCTACCCGAACAAGGTCGAGATGAAGCGCCTGCAGGAGCTGGCAAAACGCATCAGCACCGTGCCTGACGCTATCGAGATGCAGTCTCGCGTGGCAAAAATTTACGCTGACCGTCAGTCCATGGCGGCAGGCGACAAGCTGTTCGACTGGGGTGGCGCTGAGACGCTGGCCTACGCCACGCTGGTAGACGAAGGCATTCCGGTTCGTCTGTCCGGTGAAGATGCGGGCCGTGGTACTTTCTTCCACCGTCATGCGGTTGTGCACAACCAGTCAAACGGTTCAACTTACACTCCGCTGCAGCACGTACATAACGGCCAGGGCCAGTTTAAGGTCTGGGACTCCGTTCTGTCTGAAGAAGCGGTACTGGCATTTGAGTACGGCTATGCCACCGCGGAACCGCGCACCCTGACCATCTGGGAAGCGCAGTTCGGTGACTTTGCTAACGGTGCTCAGGTGGTGATTGACCAGTTCATCTCTTCTGGCGAACAGAAGTGGGGCCGTATGTGTGGTCTGGTGATGCTGCTGCCGCACGGTTACGAAGGCCAGGGTCCGGAGCACTCCTCCGCGCGTCTGGAACGTTATCTGCAACTCTGTGCTGAGCAGAACATGCAGGTCTGCGTGCCGTCTACCCCGGCTCAGGTGTATCACATGCTGCGTCGTCAGGCGCTGCGCGGTATGCGTCGTCCGCTGGTGGTCATGTCACCGAAATCCCTGCTGCGCCATCCGCTGGCGGTCTCCAGCCTTGATGAACTGGCTAACGGCACCTTCCTGCCAGCCATCGGTGAGATTGACGAGCTGGATCCGAAAGGCGTTAAGCGTGTCGTAATGTGTTCTGGTAAGGTTTATTACGACCTGCTGGAACAGCGCCGTAAAAACGATCAGAAAGATGTCGCCATCGTGCGTATCGAACAGCTGTATCCATTCCCGCATCAGGCGATGCAGGAAGTGCTGAAACAATATGCTCACGTCCATGATTTTGTCTGGTGCCAGGAAGAGCCGCTCAACCAGGGCGCATGGTACTGCAGTCAGCATCATTTCCGTGAAGTGATTCCATTTGGGTCTGCTCTGCGTTATGCAGGTCGCCCGGCCTCCGCCTCTCCGGCGGTAGGGTATATGTCCGTTCACCAGAAGCAGCAACAAGATCTGGTTAATGACGCGCTGAACGTCGATTAATTAAAGGATAAATAATGAGTAGCGTAGATATTCTTGTTCCCGACCTGCCTGAATCCGTAGCAGATGCGACCGTCGCGACCTGGCACAAAAAACCGGGCGATAGCGTTAAGCGCGATGAAGTGCTGGTAGAAATCGAAACTGACAAAGTGGTACTGGAAGTACCGGCATCGGCGGATGGCATCCTGGACGCAGTGCTGGAAGATGAAGGGACCACCGTGACCTCTCGCCAGATCCTGGGTCGCCTGCGTGAAGGCAACAGCGCGGGCAAAGAGTCCAGCGCTAAATCTGAAGAGAAAGCCTCTACGCCGGCCCAGCGCCAGCAGGCTTCTCTGGAAGAGCAGTCTAACGACGCGCTCAGCCCGGCGATCCGTCGCCTGCTGGCTGAACACAGCCTCGATCCGGCGGCCATCAAAGGCACCGGCGTGGGCGGCCGTCTGACCCGCGAAGATATCGATAAGCATCTGGCAAAAGCGCCTTCTGAAGCGAAAGCTGAGGCCAAAGCCCCTGCGGCAGCGCCAGCAGCGCAGCCTGCACTGGGCGCACGCAGCGAAAAACGCGTGCCGATGACCCGCCTGCGTAAGCGTGTGGCTGAGCGTCTGCTGGAAGCGAAAAACTCCACCGCGATGCTGACCACCTTTAACGAAGTAAACATGAAGCCAATCATGGACCTGCGTAAGCAATACGGTGACGCGTTTGAAAAACGTCACGGTATCCGTCTGGGCTTTATGTCCTTCTACGTGAAGGCGGTGGTTGAAGCGCTGAAACGCTACCCGGAAGTGAACGCTTCCATCGACGGCGATGATGTGGTTTATCACAACTACTTCGACGTGAGCATGGCCGTTTCTACGCCGCGCGGTCTAGTGACCCCGGTTCTGCGTGACGTAGACACCCTGGGCATGGCTGACATCGAAAAACGCATTAAAGAGCTGGCGCTGAAAGGCCGTGACGGCAAGCTGACCGTAGAAGATCTCACCGGTGGTAACTTCACCATTACCAACGGCGGCGTCTTCGGTTCGCTGATGTCCACTCCGATCATCAACCCGCCGCAGAGCGCGATCCTGGGCATGCACGCCATCAAAGATCGTCCAATGGCCGTTGACGGTAAAGTCGAAATTCTGCCGATGATGTATCTGGCGCTCTCCTACGATCACCGTCTGATTGATGGCCGTGAGTCCGTGGGCTTCCTGGTCGCCATTAAAGAGCTGCTGGAAGATCCGACTCGTCTGCTGCTGGACGTGTAGTTTCGCACCATTGCCCGGCGGTCTCTCCCGCCGGGCCTACAAAAGCATGATCTAACGATTACCTGAAGGATGGATAGAACACATGAACTTACATGAATATCAGGCCAAACAGCTGTTTGCCCGGTA contains:
- the sucA gene encoding 2-oxoglutarate dehydrogenase E1 component, whose amino-acid sequence is MQNGALKAWLDSSYLSGANQTWIEQLYEDFLTDPDSVDANWRSMFQQLPGTGVKPDQFHSKTRDYFRRLAKDASRYSSAISDPDTNAKQVKVLQLINAYRFRGHQHANLDPLGLWQQDRVADLDPAYHDLTEADFQESFNVGSFAIGKDTMKLGDLIDALKQTYCGSIGAEYMHITSTEEKRWIQQRIESVAGHATFSPEEKKRFLGELTAAEGLERYLGAKFPGAKRFSLEGGDALVPMLKELIRHAGKSGTREVVLGMAHRGRLNVLVNVLGKKPQDLFDEFAGKHKEHLGTGDVKYHMGFSSDIETEGGLVHMALAFNPSHLEIVSPVVIGSVRARLDRLDEPSSNKVLPITIHGDAAITGQGVVQETLNMSKARGYEVGGTVRIVINNQVGFTTSNPLDARSTPYCTDIGKMVQAPIFHVNADDPEAVAFVTRLALDYRNTFKRDVLIDLFCYRRHGHNEADEPSATQPLMYQKIKKHPTPRKIYADRLEGENVATLEDATELVNLYRDALDAGECVVKELRPMNMHSFTWSPYLNHEWDESYPNKVEMKRLQELAKRISTVPDAIEMQSRVAKIYADRQSMAAGDKLFDWGGAETLAYATLVDEGIPVRLSGEDAGRGTFFHRHAVVHNQSNGSTYTPLQHVHNGQGQFKVWDSVLSEEAVLAFEYGYATAEPRTLTIWEAQFGDFANGAQVVIDQFISSGEQKWGRMCGLVMLLPHGYEGQGPEHSSARLERYLQLCAEQNMQVCVPSTPAQVYHMLRRQALRGMRRPLVVMSPKSLLRHPLAVSSLDELANGTFLPAIGEIDELDPKGVKRVVMCSGKVYYDLLEQRRKNDQKDVAIVRIEQLYPFPHQAMQEVLKQYAHVHDFVWCQEEPLNQGAWYCSQHHFREVIPFGSALRYAGRPASASPAVGYMSVHQKQQQDLVNDALNVD
- the sdhA gene encoding succinate dehydrogenase flavoprotein subunit, with translation MKLPVREFDAVVIGAGGAGMRAALQISQSGQTCALLSKVFPTRSHTVSAQGGITVALGNTHEDNWEWHMYDTVKGSDYIGDQDAIEYMCKTGPEAILELDHMGLPFSRLENGTIYQRPFGGQSKDFGGEQAARTAAAADRTGHALLHTLYQQNLKNHTTIFSEWYALDLVKNADGAVVGCTALCIETGEVVYFKARATVLATGGAGRIYQSTTNAHINTGDGVGMAIRAGVPVQDMEMWQFHPTGIAGAGVLVTEGCRGEGGYLLNKHGERFMERYAPNAKDLAGRDVVARSIMIEIREGRGCDGPWGPHAKLKLDHLGKEVLESRLPGILELSRTFAHVDPVKEPIPVIPTCHYMMGGIPTKVTGQALTVNAQGEDVVIPGLFAVGEIACVSVHGANRLGGNSLLDLVVFGRAVGLHLQESIAEQGDLLDATDAEIDSSLERLNRWNGNRNGEDPVEIRKALQECMQHNFSVFREGDAMAKGLEQLKAIRERLKNARLDDTSSEFNTQRVECLELDNLMETAFATAMSANFRTESRGAHSRFDFPDRDDENWLCHSLYLPESETMTRRSVNMEPKLRPAFPPKIRTY
- the sdhB gene encoding succinate dehydrogenase iron-sulfur subunit SdhB encodes the protein MKLEFSVYRYNPDVDDAPHMQDYTLEAEEGRDMMLLDALMQLKEKDPTLSFRRSCREGVCGSDGLNMNGKNGLACITPISALNRPGQKIVIRPLPGLPVVRDLVVDMGQFYAQYEKIKPYLLNNGQNPPAREHLQSPEQREKLDGLYECILCACCSTSCPSFWWNPDKFIGPAGLLAAYRFLIDSRDTETDNRLEGLSDAFSVFRCHSIMNCVSVCPKGLNPTRAIGHIKSMLLQRSA
- the odhB gene encoding 2-oxoglutarate dehydrogenase complex dihydrolipoyllysine-residue succinyltransferase, translating into MSSVDILVPDLPESVADATVATWHKKPGDSVKRDEVLVEIETDKVVLEVPASADGILDAVLEDEGTTVTSRQILGRLREGNSAGKESSAKSEEKASTPAQRQQASLEEQSNDALSPAIRRLLAEHSLDPAAIKGTGVGGRLTREDIDKHLAKAPSEAKAEAKAPAAAPAAQPALGARSEKRVPMTRLRKRVAERLLEAKNSTAMLTTFNEVNMKPIMDLRKQYGDAFEKRHGIRLGFMSFYVKAVVEALKRYPEVNASIDGDDVVYHNYFDVSMAVSTPRGLVTPVLRDVDTLGMADIEKRIKELALKGRDGKLTVEDLTGGNFTITNGGVFGSLMSTPIINPPQSAILGMHAIKDRPMAVDGKVEILPMMYLALSYDHRLIDGRESVGFLVAIKELLEDPTRLLLDV